The following proteins are encoded in a genomic region of Streptomyces lunaelactis:
- a CDS encoding alpha/beta fold hydrolase produces the protein MTISHDVAGSGPALVLLHSGVCDRRMWDAQAPALIDAGYRLVRCDFRGFGQTAAAGGPHSDAEDVLELLDALGIGQAALVGASYGGQVTLEIAARWPGRVSAMVLVCSALPGHEPGPALEAVGEREDALLEAGDIAGAVELMADTWLGPDADEAAREAVHLMQRHAFEVQLAAEEFEPIEAEFDLGTIEAPCLALSGGHDLADFRRIAARLPDLLSDARHLELPWAGHLPSLERPSVVTDLLLGFLRERLPAH, from the coding sequence ATGACGATCTCCCATGACGTGGCCGGAAGCGGTCCTGCACTGGTGCTGCTGCATTCCGGGGTGTGTGACCGGCGGATGTGGGACGCGCAGGCGCCTGCCTTGATCGATGCCGGCTACCGGCTGGTGCGCTGCGACTTTCGGGGCTTCGGCCAGACTGCTGCGGCGGGTGGACCCCACAGCGACGCTGAGGATGTGCTGGAACTCCTGGACGCTCTCGGCATCGGCCAGGCGGCGCTGGTTGGAGCCTCGTACGGCGGGCAGGTCACCTTGGAAATCGCCGCCCGGTGGCCAGGCCGGGTGAGCGCGATGGTGCTGGTGTGTTCCGCGCTTCCCGGCCATGAGCCCGGTCCTGCACTTGAGGCTGTCGGTGAGCGTGAGGATGCGCTGCTTGAGGCTGGGGATATCGCCGGGGCGGTTGAGCTGATGGCTGATACCTGGCTGGGCCCGGACGCCGACGAGGCCGCTCGGGAGGCGGTGCACCTGATGCAGCGGCATGCCTTTGAGGTGCAACTCGCCGCCGAGGAGTTCGAGCCGATCGAGGCGGAGTTCGACCTGGGGACGATCGAAGCCCCTTGCCTCGCCCTGTCCGGTGGGCATGATCTGGCGGACTTCCGGCGGATCGCTGCCCGCCTGCCGGATCTGCTGTCGGACGCCCGCCACCTCGAACTGCCCTGGGCAGGTCATCTGCCCAGCTTGGAGCGGCCATCCGTCGTCACCGATCTGCTTCTCGGCTTCCTGCGCGAGAGGCTCCCTGCCCATTGA
- a CDS encoding universal stress protein: MTVLVGYVPSPEGEAALRAGVDEARTRGETLLVMNTSRGDAYVDRGFAQQKDLDHVRRDLTELGVDFDIRQVVGGRDAAEEILDLAASSEVSLVVIGLRHRSAVGKLLMGSSAQRILLDSPCPVLAVKADS; the protein is encoded by the coding sequence ATGACGGTACTGGTTGGATATGTGCCCTCGCCGGAAGGAGAGGCGGCCCTGCGCGCGGGAGTCGACGAGGCCCGCACCCGAGGCGAGACCCTGCTGGTGATGAACACCTCGCGAGGCGACGCGTATGTCGACCGCGGTTTCGCCCAGCAAAAAGACCTCGACCATGTCCGACGGGACCTGACCGAGCTGGGCGTCGACTTCGACATACGCCAGGTGGTCGGCGGGCGCGATGCCGCCGAGGAAATCCTCGACCTGGCGGCGTCGTCCGAAGTCTCTCTGGTGGTGATCGGGTTGAGGCACCGCAGTGCGGTCGGCAAGCTCCTCATGGGCTCTTCGGCGCAGCGGATCCTCCTGGATTCGCCATGCCCGGTCCTCGCGGTGAAAGCAGATTCCTGA
- a CDS encoding flavin monoamine oxidase family protein encodes MIMDPDANSGTPAEPAPAPSRRTVIAGAAAVAAAGGLTVAVTSAETSQAVPGAAVADWGACLTIARAILVRDDEDQPLVPRYADILLKNGLPRSRRPGKKVLIVGAGPAGLTAAHLLREAGHQVTVIEANANRVGGRIKTFRTGGHENAAPAFADPKQYAEAGAMRIPDSHPLVTGLMDSLGLKRRRFHLVDVDGAGRPAYRTWIYVNGIRVRRADYARAPQALNRSFGVPQAYESVPASQIVRDAFAPVRKEIEGKKDKELVEGWARVIQRYGHMSMYRFLTEEAKLDERTIDLIGTVENLTSRLHLAFVHSFIGASLISPDTAFYELPDGTATLADALYARVKDLVRLDRRATRITHGEGKVTVETVSEGRGGSPVRRETFTADTAIITVPFSGLRHIPITPALSYGKRRAVTELHYDAATKVLLEFSLRWWEFDEADWKRELEAVQPGLYRKYQTGQTPANGTLLGAHSSVPEGHISAGQRSHYAASRVVTRDQPEAAGVIGGGSATDNPNRFMFQPSYPVEGSAGGVILASYSWSDDALKWDSLDDEERYPRALAGVQEVFGQRIEVFYTGVGRTQSWMRDPYAYGEASVLLPGQHTELFPHVRKAEGNLHFAGCHTSIKPAWIEGALESAVRTALEAHTA; translated from the coding sequence ATGATCATGGATCCCGATGCCAACTCCGGAACCCCCGCCGAGCCCGCACCGGCGCCCTCCCGCCGTACCGTCATCGCCGGCGCGGCCGCCGTCGCGGCCGCCGGCGGGCTGACGGTTGCCGTCACCTCCGCCGAGACCTCGCAGGCCGTCCCCGGCGCCGCGGTCGCCGACTGGGGCGCCTGCCTGACGATCGCCCGGGCCATCCTCGTACGGGACGACGAGGACCAGCCGCTCGTACCGCGCTACGCCGACATCCTCCTGAAGAACGGCCTGCCCCGCTCGCGCCGCCCCGGCAAGAAGGTGCTGATCGTCGGGGCCGGGCCGGCCGGCCTCACCGCCGCACACCTCCTGCGCGAGGCCGGCCATCAGGTCACCGTCATCGAGGCCAACGCCAACCGGGTGGGCGGCCGGATCAAGACCTTCCGCACCGGCGGCCACGAGAACGCCGCCCCGGCCTTCGCCGACCCGAAGCAGTACGCCGAGGCCGGCGCGATGCGCATCCCCGACAGCCACCCGCTGGTCACCGGACTGATGGACAGCCTCGGCCTCAAGCGCCGGCGCTTCCACCTGGTCGACGTGGACGGGGCCGGCCGCCCCGCCTACCGGACGTGGATCTACGTCAACGGCATCCGCGTCCGCCGTGCCGACTACGCGCGCGCCCCGCAGGCGCTCAATCGTTCCTTCGGAGTGCCGCAGGCGTACGAGTCCGTCCCCGCCTCGCAGATCGTCCGCGACGCCTTCGCCCCCGTACGCAAGGAGATCGAGGGCAAGAAGGACAAGGAACTCGTCGAGGGCTGGGCACGCGTCATCCAGCGCTACGGCCACATGTCGATGTATCGCTTCCTGACGGAGGAGGCCAAGCTCGACGAGCGGACCATCGACCTGATCGGAACCGTCGAGAACCTCACCTCCCGCCTGCACCTCGCCTTCGTACACAGTTTCATCGGCGCCTCGCTGATCAGCCCCGACACCGCCTTCTACGAACTGCCCGACGGCACCGCCACTCTGGCCGACGCGCTGTACGCGCGCGTCAAGGACCTCGTACGGCTCGACCGCCGCGCGACCCGCATCACCCACGGCGAGGGCAAGGTCACCGTCGAAACCGTGTCCGAGGGCCGGGGCGGCAGCCCCGTGCGGCGCGAGACCTTCACCGCCGACACCGCCATCATCACCGTCCCCTTCTCCGGGCTGCGCCACATCCCCATCACCCCGGCGCTCTCGTACGGCAAGCGGCGCGCGGTCACCGAGCTGCACTACGACGCCGCCACCAAGGTGCTGCTCGAATTCAGCCTCCGCTGGTGGGAGTTCGACGAGGCCGACTGGAAGCGCGAGCTCGAGGCCGTGCAGCCCGGCCTGTACCGGAAGTACCAGACCGGGCAGACCCCGGCGAACGGAACCCTGCTGGGCGCCCACTCCTCCGTACCCGAGGGCCACATCTCCGCAGGCCAGCGCTCCCACTACGCTGCCAGCCGCGTGGTCACCCGCGACCAGCCCGAGGCGGCCGGCGTCATCGGCGGCGGCTCGGCCACCGACAACCCCAACCGCTTCATGTTCCAGCCCTCCTACCCCGTCGAAGGCAGCGCCGGCGGCGTCATCCTCGCCTCCTACAGCTGGTCGGACGACGCCCTGAAGTGGGACTCCCTGGACGACGAGGAGCGCTACCCGCGCGCCCTCGCGGGCGTCCAAGAGGTGTTCGGACAGCGCATCGAGGTGTTCTACACCGGCGTCGGCCGCACCCAGTCCTGGATGCGCGACCCGTACGCCTACGGTGAGGCGTCCGTACTGCTGCCCGGCCAGCACACCGAGCTCTTCCCCCACGTCCGAAAGGCCGAGGGCAACCTGCACTTCGCCGGATGCCACACCTCCATCAAGCCCGCGTGGATCGAGGGAGCCCTGGAATCCGCGGTGCGGACCGCCTTGGAAGCGCACACGGCGTAG
- a CDS encoding DUF475 domain-containing protein — MVLKTFGWSFAVTALGLVAAVLFGGWTAFGVVLILSILEISLSFDNAVVNAGILKKMSAFWQKIFLTIGVLIAVFGMRLVFPVVIVAVSASMGPVEAVDLAFNEPERYEQLVTDAHPSIAAFGGMFLLMIFFDFIFEDRDIKWLGWLERPLAKLGKVDMLSVCLALIVLLVSSMTFAVNAHQHAGHADKAQTVLVSGIAGLITYLVVGGLSGFFENRLEESEEREHEAEEEAKKAGKPASAAVMVGKAAFFMFLYLEVLDASFSFDGVIGAFAITNDIVLMALGLGIGAMYVRSLTVYLVRQGTLDDYVYLEHGAHYAIGALAVILLVTIQYQISEIITGLVGVILIAWSFWSSLRRNKALAAEENAPEEALTGV, encoded by the coding sequence GTGGTTCTGAAAACCTTCGGCTGGTCGTTCGCGGTCACCGCGCTCGGTCTGGTCGCAGCGGTGCTCTTCGGCGGGTGGACGGCGTTCGGGGTCGTCCTGATCCTGTCCATCCTCGAGATCTCGCTGTCCTTCGACAATGCGGTGGTCAACGCCGGAATCCTGAAGAAGATGAGTGCCTTCTGGCAGAAGATCTTCCTCACGATCGGCGTGCTCATCGCCGTGTTCGGTATGCGACTGGTCTTCCCTGTCGTGATCGTCGCCGTCAGCGCCAGTATGGGCCCGGTGGAGGCCGTCGACCTGGCGTTCAACGAGCCCGAGCGCTATGAGCAGTTGGTCACCGACGCGCACCCGTCGATCGCGGCGTTCGGCGGTATGTTCCTGCTGATGATCTTCTTCGACTTCATCTTCGAGGACCGTGACATCAAGTGGCTGGGCTGGCTGGAGCGCCCGCTGGCCAAGCTCGGCAAGGTCGACATGCTGTCGGTCTGCCTCGCCCTGATCGTCCTGCTCGTCAGCTCGATGACCTTCGCGGTCAACGCCCACCAGCACGCCGGGCACGCGGACAAGGCCCAGACGGTGCTGGTCTCCGGTATCGCCGGTCTGATCACGTATCTGGTCGTGGGCGGGCTCTCCGGCTTCTTCGAGAACAGGCTCGAGGAGTCCGAGGAGCGCGAGCACGAGGCCGAGGAGGAGGCCAAGAAGGCCGGCAAGCCCGCCTCGGCCGCGGTGATGGTGGGCAAGGCCGCGTTCTTCATGTTCCTCTACCTCGAGGTCCTGGACGCGTCCTTCTCCTTCGACGGTGTCATCGGCGCCTTCGCCATCACCAACGACATCGTGCTGATGGCGCTCGGCCTCGGCATCGGCGCGATGTACGTCCGTTCGCTCACGGTCTACCTGGTCCGCCAGGGCACCCTGGACGACTACGTCTACCTGGAGCACGGCGCGCACTACGCGATCGGCGCGCTCGCCGTGATCCTGCTCGTCACCATCCAGTACCAGATCAGCGAGATCATCACCGGCCTGGTCGGCGTGATCCTGATCGCCTGGTCGTTCTGGTCCTCGCTGCGCCGCAACAAGGCGCTCGCCGCGGAGGAGAACGCGCCGGAGGAAGCTCTCACCGGGGTGTGA
- a CDS encoding tripartite tricarboxylate transporter TctB family protein: MSLDVNERNDSGSRQSEGGDRAQYGVCAFLALLGVLVIVDATGIAHSTSSTDPIGPRTVPMLLGVLLLVIALVYVVDVARGGRAEPESGEDVDLTNAIDWRTVLLLIGAFVVNAVLIEPLGWVISGALLFWGTAFALGNRHYVRNLAIAVSLSLITFYAFAIGLGVNLPAGVLQGIL; this comes from the coding sequence ATGAGCCTGGACGTCAACGAGCGGAACGACTCGGGTTCCCGCCAGTCTGAGGGCGGGGACCGCGCACAGTACGGTGTGTGCGCGTTCCTCGCCCTGCTGGGCGTGCTGGTGATCGTCGACGCCACCGGGATCGCGCACTCGACGAGCAGCACCGACCCGATCGGGCCGCGCACGGTACCGATGCTCCTCGGCGTCCTGCTCCTTGTGATCGCCCTGGTGTACGTCGTCGATGTCGCGCGGGGCGGCCGCGCCGAACCGGAGTCCGGCGAGGACGTTGACCTGACGAATGCGATCGACTGGCGCACCGTGCTGCTGCTGATCGGCGCGTTCGTCGTCAACGCGGTGCTGATCGAACCCCTCGGCTGGGTGATCAGCGGGGCCCTCCTGTTCTGGGGAACGGCCTTCGCCCTGGGCAACCGGCACTACGTGCGCAACCTGGCGATCGCGGTGTCGCTGTCGCTGATCACCTTCTACGCCTTCGCGATCGGGCTCGGTGTCAATCTCCCGGCCGGTGTGCTGCAAGGAATCCTGTAA
- a CDS encoding CASTOR/POLLUX-related putative ion channel, which produces MAQQHTTSLRLRLRYRFDHLVSGGTTALIGWLALACLAVVVPASMVLVWSDRAAPATLSGRLTAVWASVGQTLKIGGAVGSPLYVLASVSLALVALLFVSTLVSLITTGINRRIMSLRLGHSTVLETRHTVVLGWSDQVFPVIGELVAANANQRRSAIAVLAPQDKVWMEDEISTRVSDSGRTRIICRNGSTTDPAELCRVSPRTAKAVLVLPPTGDTGDAHVVKTLLALDAAAPGSGEGEAVVVAAVRDSRNHRTARLAAGPTGHVLCVDDIVARLLVSTARQPGLSLIYSELLDFEGDEFYPVAAEGLVGRTFGEALLSFATSSAVGLLHTDGSVTLNPDPRAAIGPADRIIVISQDDDTGVRADVASHVEEDAIVTAGPRIAQAERLLLLGWNRRAPLVIEQLGQYVSPGTTLDVVALGEYAATRGTRAVTAERSRLEVSFHDGDITDPLTLAKLDVPSYDSLIVIGETEPAASASASVSACGSASDTPVAPLAPVTDPDARADDRTLVTLLHLRAIGDAAQRELALTTEMSDDGNRLLAPARGGADFIVSGRLISLLMTQISESPYLAEVFEELFKAEGHEFHLKPAADYVRAGHEVSFATAVESARRRRECAVGYRLRARSATGPDYGVRINPDKRRRVRFSEEDWLIVLAES; this is translated from the coding sequence GTGGCACAGCAGCACACGACGTCACTCCGGCTCCGTCTCCGGTACCGCTTCGACCATCTGGTCTCGGGGGGAACGACCGCGCTCATCGGCTGGCTCGCCCTGGCCTGCCTCGCCGTCGTCGTTCCGGCGAGCATGGTCCTCGTCTGGTCCGACCGGGCCGCTCCGGCCACGCTCTCCGGCCGGCTCACCGCCGTGTGGGCCAGCGTCGGCCAGACGCTGAAGATCGGGGGTGCGGTCGGCTCCCCGCTCTACGTGCTGGCCTCCGTATCGCTCGCGCTCGTGGCGCTGCTCTTCGTGTCGACCCTGGTCAGCCTGATCACCACGGGTATCAACCGGCGCATCATGTCGCTGCGCCTGGGTCACTCCACCGTGCTGGAGACGCGGCACACCGTCGTACTGGGGTGGTCGGACCAGGTCTTTCCCGTGATCGGGGAGCTGGTGGCCGCCAACGCGAACCAGCGCCGCTCCGCCATCGCCGTGCTCGCCCCGCAGGACAAGGTGTGGATGGAGGACGAGATCTCCACCCGCGTCAGCGACAGTGGCAGAACGCGGATCATCTGCCGCAACGGGAGCACCACCGACCCCGCCGAGCTGTGCCGGGTGAGTCCGCGCACCGCGAAGGCGGTGCTGGTGCTGCCTCCCACCGGGGACACCGGCGACGCCCACGTGGTGAAGACGCTACTCGCCCTCGACGCGGCCGCCCCCGGGTCCGGCGAGGGGGAAGCGGTGGTGGTCGCCGCCGTCCGTGACTCTCGCAACCACAGGACCGCCAGGCTGGCCGCCGGGCCCACGGGACACGTCCTGTGTGTCGACGACATCGTCGCCCGGCTCCTCGTCTCGACGGCCCGGCAGCCCGGCCTCTCGCTCATCTACTCGGAGTTGCTGGACTTCGAGGGCGACGAGTTCTACCCGGTCGCCGCCGAGGGCCTCGTGGGGCGGACGTTCGGCGAGGCGCTGCTGTCGTTCGCCACGTCCTCGGCGGTCGGCCTGCTGCACACCGACGGGAGCGTCACCCTCAATCCGGATCCGCGGGCGGCGATCGGCCCGGCCGACCGGATCATCGTCATCTCCCAGGATGACGACACGGGCGTGCGGGCGGACGTGGCCTCCCATGTCGAGGAGGACGCGATCGTGACAGCCGGGCCCAGGATCGCCCAGGCCGAACGCCTCCTCCTGCTCGGCTGGAACCGCCGCGCCCCGCTCGTCATCGAGCAGCTCGGCCAGTACGTGAGCCCGGGAACCACCCTGGACGTCGTGGCGCTCGGCGAGTACGCGGCCACGCGCGGCACCCGAGCCGTCACGGCCGAGCGGTCCCGCCTCGAAGTCTCCTTCCACGACGGCGACATCACCGACCCGCTCACCCTGGCCAAGCTGGACGTGCCCTCGTACGACAGCCTGATCGTGATCGGTGAGACGGAGCCCGCGGCCTCGGCCTCGGCCTCGGTCTCAGCCTGCGGCTCGGCCTCGGACACGCCCGTCGCCCCCCTCGCTCCGGTGACGGATCCGGATGCGCGGGCGGACGACAGGACGCTGGTCACCCTGCTGCATCTGCGGGCCATCGGGGACGCCGCGCAGCGGGAACTCGCGCTCACCACCGAGATGTCCGACGACGGCAACCGGCTCCTCGCGCCGGCCCGGGGCGGCGCCGACTTCATCGTGAGCGGCAGGCTGATCAGCCTTCTGATGACCCAGATCTCGGAGAGCCCGTATCTCGCAGAGGTCTTCGAGGAGTTGTTCAAGGCGGAGGGCCACGAGTTCCACCTCAAGCCGGCCGCGGACTACGTCCGGGCCGGTCATGAGGTCTCGTTCGCCACCGCCGTCGAGTCGGCGCGGCGGCGCCGGGAATGCGCGGTCGGCTACCGGCTGCGCGCGCGGAGCGCCACGGGCCCCGACTACGGGGTGCGGATCAACCCCGACAAGCGGCGACGGGTCCGGTTCTCCGAGGAGGACTGGCTGATCGTGCTCGCCGAGAGCTGA
- a CDS encoding NmrA family NAD(P)-binding protein — MTDSQQTTLVLGGTGRTGSLVARKLIERGLNARTASRHGADVLFDWDDPTTHARALDGVDRVYLVTPVMRVKYARPVSDFLDLAAGAGVRHVTYLSAYGSDQAPPEVDIRAVELDLARRGAFTHSILRPAWVMQNFSDEHTPVIEGAITVPTGGGAEAFVDAADIAAVAVETLVDPDAHAGAQYAPTGPQSLTVGEVADIIADVTGGPVTHNDIDPDAWIGGAIAAGLVPADYAVMLRWLTGTIISGNGSRPNDDIEKVTGRPPVTFQDFARRNAAAWTL, encoded by the coding sequence ATGACCGATTCACAGCAGACGACACTTGTGCTCGGTGGTACCGGACGAACCGGATCGCTGGTGGCGCGGAAACTCATCGAGCGGGGCCTGAATGCGCGTACGGCCTCGCGCCACGGCGCCGACGTGCTGTTCGACTGGGACGACCCGACTACACATGCCCGTGCCCTGGACGGCGTCGACCGCGTCTACCTCGTCACACCCGTCATGCGGGTCAAGTACGCCCGCCCGGTGTCCGACTTCCTCGATCTTGCCGCAGGAGCCGGGGTGCGGCACGTTACGTACCTCAGCGCCTACGGCAGCGACCAGGCACCACCGGAGGTCGACATCCGGGCCGTCGAGCTCGACCTCGCGCGCCGAGGAGCCTTCACACACTCCATCCTGCGTCCCGCATGGGTCATGCAGAACTTCAGTGACGAACACACGCCGGTCATCGAAGGCGCCATCACCGTACCGACCGGCGGCGGCGCGGAAGCCTTCGTCGATGCCGCGGACATCGCGGCGGTCGCGGTCGAGACGCTGGTCGACCCTGACGCCCATGCCGGCGCGCAGTACGCCCCGACCGGCCCTCAGTCGCTCACGGTCGGCGAGGTCGCCGACATCATCGCCGATGTGACCGGCGGACCCGTCACCCACAACGACATCGACCCTGACGCATGGATCGGCGGTGCGATCGCAGCCGGCCTCGTACCCGCCGACTACGCCGTGATGCTCCGCTGGCTGACGGGGACCATCATCTCCGGCAACGGTTCCCGGCCGAATGACGACATCGAGAAGGTCACGGGCAGGCCGCCGGTCACCTTCCAGGACTTCGCCCGGCGGAATGCTGCCGCATGGACCCTCTAG
- a CDS encoding AraC family transcriptional regulator has protein sequence MDLLYDHIARARASGAVFARTVATPPWGLRLGGSIQLAVHAVVRGRGWLWFDDDSQSPMELSPGDVTLVRGGPDHYIGHEPGADCLEPEEFRAHHGRDGRSDDPQATVFLCGAYRLSGDIGSGLLDALPQVLPLSAAVGDPLRDVIGLLSRELASPEPGQPTVLDRLLDILLVLAIRTSFRQSTTAPRWYRASADPRLNAALQAIHEDAGHPWSVPELAEIGGLSRAAFARTFRDALGQTPMQYLTDWRMTLARDYLRNGELGLAKIANVIGYGSPYAFAAAFRRHHGEPPGVWRQRELTRTSSPVADDRIHLR, from the coding sequence ATGGATCTGCTGTACGACCACATCGCGAGAGCGCGCGCTTCGGGCGCTGTTTTCGCTCGAACGGTGGCCACGCCCCCCTGGGGGTTGCGGCTGGGGGGCTCTATCCAGCTCGCGGTGCACGCTGTCGTACGGGGGCGGGGGTGGCTGTGGTTCGACGACGACTCTCAGAGCCCGATGGAGCTCTCGCCGGGCGACGTGACGCTTGTCCGCGGGGGCCCCGATCACTACATCGGCCATGAACCCGGTGCCGACTGCCTCGAACCGGAGGAGTTCCGGGCCCATCACGGGCGCGACGGACGCTCGGACGACCCACAGGCCACAGTGTTCCTGTGCGGCGCCTACCGGCTTTCGGGGGACATCGGCAGCGGCCTGCTCGATGCGCTGCCCCAGGTGCTGCCACTCTCGGCAGCCGTCGGCGATCCCCTGCGCGACGTCATTGGCCTGCTGTCCCGCGAGCTGGCTTCCCCTGAGCCAGGTCAGCCCACTGTGCTGGACCGGCTCCTCGACATACTTCTGGTTCTTGCCATCCGTACCAGTTTCCGTCAGAGCACCACCGCACCTCGCTGGTACCGGGCGTCGGCGGATCCCCGGCTGAACGCAGCGTTGCAAGCCATACACGAGGATGCCGGGCACCCTTGGTCGGTCCCGGAGCTCGCCGAGATCGGCGGACTGTCCCGGGCGGCCTTCGCACGAACCTTCCGAGACGCGCTCGGCCAGACCCCGATGCAATACCTGACGGATTGGCGAATGACCTTGGCCCGCGACTACCTGCGCAACGGCGAGCTGGGCCTTGCGAAAATCGCCAACGTCATCGGCTACGGCTCGCCCTACGCGTTCGCCGCAGCCTTCCGGCGCCATCACGGAGAGCCGCCCGGAGTATGGCGGCAACGGGAGTTGACCCGCACCAGCAGTCCGGTAGCCGACGACCGCATCCACCTCCGCTGA
- a CDS encoding nuclear transport factor 2 family protein, translating into MTTPIADFDDFAALDPFFRIIEEGLAGFVDGRHFFDLLAEDVIFDYVISVPGYPRRVEGRRAVAELYRSYGSNMLLRSADELAVHRDHEASVIVLEYAVHGQAVQTGRTYDNHFVSVITIKDRKVTHWRDYLDPVAVFNAIGWPAQ; encoded by the coding sequence GTGACCACGCCCATCGCCGACTTCGACGACTTCGCGGCGCTGGACCCCTTCTTCCGAATCATCGAGGAAGGACTGGCAGGCTTCGTTGACGGACGGCACTTCTTCGATCTCCTGGCCGAAGACGTCATCTTCGACTACGTGATTTCCGTTCCCGGATACCCGCGACGGGTCGAGGGACGCCGGGCCGTGGCCGAGCTGTACCGCAGCTACGGCAGCAACATGCTCCTTCGGAGCGCGGACGAACTGGCCGTTCACCGGGATCATGAGGCGTCGGTGATCGTGCTCGAGTACGCGGTGCACGGGCAGGCAGTCCAAACCGGGCGGACCTACGACAACCACTTCGTCTCTGTGATCACCATCAAGGACCGCAAAGTCACGCACTGGCGGGACTACCTGGACCCCGTCGCAGTCTTCAACGCGATCGGATGGCCTGCACAGTAA
- a CDS encoding tripartite tricarboxylate transporter permease, whose translation MDNLNHLLEGFAHVATPMNLLLALIGVTIGTAVGVLPGIGPAMTVALLLPVTYGMEPTQAFIMFAGIFYGGMYGGSTTSILLNTPGESSSVVTAIEGNKMAKTGRAAQALATAAIGSFVAGTIGTLLLVFVAPLVVEFAVSLGAPDYFALMLLSFVAVTAVLGSSRIRGFASLLVGLVIGIVGIDSVSGQQRLTFGVPQLADGIDVVVVAVGIFAVGEALWVAAHLRRKPAGVIPVGVPWMGREDWKRSWKPWLRGAAFGFPFGAMPAGGAEIPTFLSYATEKKLTKHPEQFGKGAIEGVAGPEAANNASAAGTLVPMLAIGLPTNATAAVMLAAFQSYGIQPGPLLFERESGLVWALIASLFIGNLLLLLLNLPLAPAWARLLRIPRPYLYAGIVFFASMGAYAVNAQPLDLFLLLTLGLIGFAMRRFGLPVLPLIIGVILGPRAELQGRRSLQLSGGELSGLLGGPVSYVIYTVIVLVLAWPLVRRYIARPLVERRA comes from the coding sequence ATGGACAACCTGAATCATCTGCTCGAGGGGTTCGCGCACGTCGCCACCCCGATGAACCTTCTGCTGGCGTTGATCGGCGTCACGATCGGCACGGCGGTCGGGGTCCTGCCCGGCATCGGTCCGGCCATGACCGTGGCCCTGCTACTGCCGGTGACCTACGGAATGGAGCCGACCCAGGCATTCATCATGTTCGCCGGCATCTTCTACGGAGGCATGTACGGCGGGTCGACCACCTCTATCCTGCTGAACACGCCCGGCGAGTCGTCCTCGGTCGTCACGGCCATCGAGGGTAACAAGATGGCCAAGACCGGCCGGGCGGCGCAGGCGCTCGCCACCGCGGCGATTGGATCCTTCGTCGCCGGAACGATCGGCACCCTGCTGCTGGTGTTCGTCGCCCCGCTCGTGGTGGAGTTCGCGGTGAGCCTCGGCGCACCGGACTACTTCGCGCTCATGCTGCTGTCCTTCGTCGCGGTCACCGCGGTACTCGGCTCGTCGCGTATCCGCGGTTTCGCTTCGCTGCTCGTCGGCCTGGTGATCGGCATCGTCGGAATCGACTCGGTCTCCGGGCAGCAGCGGCTCACCTTCGGCGTCCCCCAGCTCGCCGACGGCATTGATGTGGTGGTGGTCGCCGTCGGTATCTTCGCTGTCGGCGAGGCCCTCTGGGTGGCGGCACATCTGCGGCGCAAGCCCGCGGGGGTGATCCCCGTCGGCGTGCCGTGGATGGGCCGGGAGGACTGGAAACGGTCCTGGAAGCCATGGCTGCGCGGCGCCGCGTTCGGCTTCCCCTTCGGGGCCATGCCGGCCGGTGGCGCGGAGATCCCGACGTTCCTGTCGTACGCCACAGAGAAAAAGCTGACCAAGCACCCCGAGCAGTTCGGCAAGGGAGCAATCGAGGGAGTCGCCGGCCCCGAGGCGGCCAACAACGCGTCCGCGGCGGGCACCCTGGTGCCGATGCTCGCCATCGGGCTGCCGACGAACGCGACCGCCGCGGTGATGCTCGCGGCATTCCAGTCGTACGGCATCCAGCCCGGCCCTCTGCTGTTCGAGCGCGAATCGGGGCTTGTCTGGGCGCTGATCGCCAGCCTGTTCATCGGCAATCTGTTGTTGCTCCTGCTGAATCTGCCGCTTGCGCCGGCCTGGGCCAGGCTGCTGCGGATACCGCGCCCCTATCTGTACGCGGGGATTGTGTTCTTCGCGTCGATGGGCGCCTACGCGGTCAACGCACAGCCTCTGGACCTGTTCCTCCTGCTGACGCTCGGGCTGATCGGTTTCGCCATGCGGCGATTCGGGCTGCCGGTGCTGCCGCTGATCATCGGCGTCATCCTCGGCCCCCGCGCGGAACTGCAGGGCCGGCGGTCGCTTCAGCTGTCGGGCGGCGAACTGTCCGGTCTGCTGGGCGGACCGGTGTCCTATGTGATTTACACGGTGATCGTGCTCGTACTGGCCTGGCCGCTGGTCCGCCGCTACATCGCACGTCCACTCGTCGAGCGACGGGCCTGA